A genomic window from Sphingobacterium sp. BN32 includes:
- a CDS encoding inorganic phosphate transporter: MDSISTLLIVVVVLAIAFDYINGFHDAANSIATIVSTKVLTPFMAVLWAALFNFVAYFVFTDHKVANTIAKTVIEEYITLEVIFAGLVAAISWNLFTWYYGIPSSSSHTLIGGFAGSGMAYALFMGTNPIDAINLNATLKILSFIVLAPIIGMTIAIIITLLIINICKKSRPSIAEKWFKILQLISSAGLSFAHGGNDAQKVMGIIATALIAENVIPNFEAMPGWVPLACYAAIAAGTMSGGWKIVKTMGTKITKVTPLEGVSAETAGAITLGITEHFGIPASTTHTITGSIIGVGVVKRVSAVRWGVTISLLWAWILTIPVSALLGGLTLAIIHYIL, encoded by the coding sequence ATGGATTCAATTTCAACATTATTGATTGTTGTTGTTGTTTTGGCGATTGCCTTTGATTATATCAATGGATTCCACGATGCCGCCAATTCAATTGCCACGATCGTTTCTACGAAAGTATTAACGCCATTTATGGCGGTATTATGGGCAGCCTTGTTCAACTTCGTAGCATATTTCGTTTTCACTGACCATAAAGTCGCCAATACTATTGCCAAGACGGTCATTGAAGAATATATCACCCTCGAAGTCATCTTTGCGGGATTAGTCGCTGCCATCTCTTGGAATTTATTTACTTGGTATTATGGTATTCCTTCTAGCTCGAGTCACACATTAATTGGTGGTTTCGCTGGTTCCGGTATGGCATACGCTTTATTTATGGGTACAAATCCAATTGATGCTATCAATTTAAATGCGACACTAAAGATTTTATCTTTTATCGTCCTTGCACCAATTATCGGTATGACGATCGCGATTATCATCACCCTACTTATCATCAATATCTGTAAGAAGTCACGTCCTAGCATTGCTGAGAAATGGTTTAAGATCTTACAATTGATTTCATCTGCGGGCTTAAGTTTTGCTCACGGTGGTAATGATGCACAGAAAGTAATGGGTATCATCGCTACGGCGTTGATCGCGGAGAACGTTATCCCGAATTTCGAGGCTATGCCAGGATGGGTTCCACTTGCTTGTTATGCTGCTATTGCAGCCGGAACGATGAGTGGTGGTTGGAAGATCGTAAAAACGATGGGTACTAAAATTACGAAGGTAACTCCACTAGAAGGTGTGAGTGCTGAGACTGCTGGTGCAATTACATTGGGTATCACCGAGCATTTTGGTATCCCTGCATCTACTACACATACCATTACAGGATCCATTATCGGGGTTGGTGTCGTGAAGCGCGTATCGGCGGTTCGCTGGGGTGTAACCATCAGTTTACTATGGGCTTGGATTTTAACAATCCCTGTCAGTGCGCTATTAGGGGGACTTACGCTAGCAATTATTCATTACATTCTGTAG
- a CDS encoding DUF47 domain-containing protein, whose amino-acid sequence MSLNSIFQYFVPKDKKFFPLFEQAGSNLIEMAKLLKESVHTSDLQLRKNNSKLLEDLEHKGDNLTHQIHLELGKNFITPFDREDIHALASSLDDVADFIHGASNRMELYKVIETSEPMKEISSLILEATEHVAKALFELKDLKNIRNITDSCVRINSVENKADYIFDKAVAELFEFEKDAINLIKYKEVLSAMEDATDKCEDVANVLESILVKNA is encoded by the coding sequence ATGTCTTTGAACAGCATTTTTCAGTATTTTGTCCCTAAGGACAAAAAATTCTTTCCGTTATTTGAGCAAGCTGGCTCAAATTTAATCGAGATGGCCAAACTCTTGAAGGAAAGTGTTCATACATCTGATTTACAATTGAGAAAGAACAATTCAAAATTGTTGGAAGATTTGGAACATAAAGGCGATAACCTAACCCACCAGATCCACCTAGAATTAGGTAAAAACTTTATCACCCCATTTGATAGAGAAGATATTCACGCATTAGCAAGCTCCCTAGATGATGTTGCTGACTTTATCCATGGCGCGTCAAACCGTATGGAATTGTACAAAGTGATTGAGACTAGCGAGCCGATGAAAGAGATTTCTAGTTTAATTCTTGAGGCTACGGAGCACGTTGCTAAGGCCTTATTTGAACTTAAGGATCTTAAGAATATTCGTAACATCACCGATTCATGTGTTCGAATTAATAGTGTGGAAAACAAAGCTGATTATATTTTCGATAAAGCGGTTGCAGAATTGTTCGAGTTTGAGAAGGATGCGATTAACCTGATTAAATACAAAGAAGTATTATCTGCAATGGAAGATGCAACAGACAAATGTGAGGATGTTGCGAACGTATTGGAAAGTATATTAGTTAAGAACGCGTAA